From one Oncorhynchus keta strain PuntledgeMale-10-30-2019 chromosome 30, Oket_V2, whole genome shotgun sequence genomic stretch:
- the si:ch211-153b23.3 gene encoding uncharacterized protein si:ch211-153b23.3, translating to MSHDLMSNSTPLTALTTNLSLSAELWNSTSQSPDWLSLLVIPQSAIAGLVPYILLSFLLAFCSATVNVIMPFVFGAITLTLLFEAVAVGVSSAWSLVVSGILELLILLFAVYGSAALLVKGLAQRYVLKGFGTPLFNVLLLGTNSPAASAQSLGQEKKKNTKYAEPQALFFFCDMVSPFIMLFYSFGYVTSFSLGAVWVSIISAAQLLSSYYAHLRQDGYLVTKAGLHATYWLTKAWEEFVLSAVIVSEPEREVATGRQAMVGDWFFVAVALLLLVVSLSNDTLEVTHNALFLLLSISTVPQIPLQGYYVFFGVSCSLFASASLYGTFCRLINSIAEKSLIPVGPQPISSDRLHSFLSCFRSPGKLQGALPSSSSASSPTNQIPDALFYLTNGVAALSALHAASSSQSVSFLRLSVPWVLVSGAVVQGFVSRLQVRGGQRFGSVIPSFYLSVWATWTWYRFAGPLLQISPVGSYGFTAGAIAFLVINAFLVLIAAYGNLVLLSLTVVMEAVLVCFLLSTLQQLPYQLEIAMLAVFSVICLYGTLASLVNCTFRQSVMPMGPPLVKDVNQQQKSSTALPCPVADSRLTSGLLKISRLLDDGGVCGIPTDTVYALAASCKNPQAIENIYNIKDRPAEKPICICISSVEQLVAAKPPFSSLLWEFMRNVYPGGISCIVSKGDWLLRLGVGPAYDRVGTNDSIMIRVPDHTVTGHLCDITGPLAITSANPSGEPDSTHHDMVISRLGHKIQGVLCDGDSNEIVASTVVNCLKIDEGTISIVREGCVPAVKVRQIFERVKTSML from the exons ATGTCACATGACCTGATGAGTAACTCGACCCCGCTCACTGCCCTCACGACCAACCTATCTCTGTCGGCTGAACTCTGGAACAGCACCTCGCAGAGCCCTGATTGGCTGTCTCTCCTGGTCATCCCCCAGTCTGCCATCGCGGGATTGGTCCCCTACATCCTTCTATCCTTCCTATTGGCCTTCTGCTCTGCCACGGTAAACGTCATCATGCCCTTCGTGTTCGGTGCCATCACGCTTACCCTGCTGTTTGAGGCTGTGGCGGTGGGCGTGTCCTCGGCCTGGTCACTGGTCGTCTCTGGCATTCTAGAACTCCTCATCCTCCTTTTCGCCGTGTACGGCAGCGCCGCCCTGTTGGTGAAAGGTCTGGCGCAGCGCTATGTCCTCAAGGGGTTCGGCACGCCCCTGTTCAACGTGCTCCTGCTGGGGACCAACAGCCCTGCGGCCAGCGCCCAGAGCCTGggacaggagaagaagaagaacaccAAGTACGCTGAACCCCAGGCGCTCTTCTTCTTCTGTGACATGGTGTCTCCCTTCATCATGTTGTTCTACAGCTTTGGATACGTCACGTCCTTCTCCCTGGGTGCTGTGTGGGTCTCCATCATCTCTGCTGCTCAACTCCTCTCTAGCTACTACGCTCACCTGCGGCAAGATGGCTACCTGGTCACCAAGGCCGGCCTGCATGCCACCTACTGGCTTACCAAGGCGTGGGAGGAGTTTGTGTTGTCGGCTGTGATCGTGTCGGAGCCGGAGAGAGAGGTGGCTACTGGGAGACAGGCGATGGTTGGTGATTGGTTCTTCGTGGCGGTGGCGCTCCTCCTCCTAGTTGTCAGTCTGAGTAATGACACCCTGGAGGTTACCCATAATGCTCTGTTCCTGCTGCTGTCCATCTCCACGGTCCCCCAGATCCCCCTCCAGGGGTACTATGTGTTCTTCGGGGTGTCCTGTTCCCTGTTCGCCTCCGCTTCGCTCTACGGGACATTTTGCCGCCTGATCAACTCCATCGCTGAGAAGAGTCTGATCCCGGTGGGTCCTCAGCCCATCTCCTCCGACCGTCTCCACTCCTTCCTGTCCTGCTTTCGCTCCCCGGGGAAACTCCAGGGGGCGCTGCCTTCATCATCATCAGCATCCTCCCCGACCAATCAGATCCCTGACGCTCTGTTCTACCTGACCAATGGCGTGGCCGCTCTCTCGGCGCTCCACGCGGCCTCATCCAGTCAGAGCGTGTCCTTCCTGCGACTGAGTGTTCCCTGGGTTCTGGTATCTGGAGCGGTGGTACAGGGGTTCGTCAGCAGGCTGCAGGTCAGAGGAGGACAGAGGTTTGGCTCCGTCATCCCATCcttctacctgtctgtctgggcCACCTGGACATGGTATCGCTTCGCAG GCCCCTTGCTGCAGATCTCTCCAGTAGGATCCTATGGGTTTACAGCTGGAGCCATCGCTTTCCTGGTCATCAACGCTTTCCTCGTGCTCATCG CTGCGTATGGTAACCTGGTCCTCTTGTCTCTGACCGTGGTCATGGAGGCGGTTCTGGTGTGTTTCCTCCTGTCCACTCTGCAACAGCTCCCCTACCAGCTGGAGA TTGCCATGCTGGCTGTGTTCTCTGTCATCTGTCTATATGGAACCCTGGCATCACTGGTCAACTGTACCTTCCGCCAGAGTGTGATGCCCATGGGGCCTCCACTGGTTAAG gaTGTGAATCAGCAGCAGAAATCTTCCACTGCTCTGCCTTGTCCCGTGGCAGACTCCAGACTGACCAGCGGTCTTCTGAAGATCTCCAGACTGCTGGACGACGGGGGGGTCTGTGGAATCCCCACCGATACGGTCTACGCCCTGGCCGCCTCCTGCAAGAACCCTCAGGCCATCGAGAACATCTACAACATTAAGGACCGTCCAGCAGAGAAGcccatctgtatctgtatctccaGTGTGGAGCAGCTGGTGGCAGCCAAGCCCCCATTCAGCTCTCTACTCTGGGAATTCATGAGGAACGTCTACCCTGGAGGGATCAGCTGCATCGTCAGCAAGGGAGACTGGCTACTCAGACTGG GTGTGGGTCCGGCCTACGACCGCGTGGGGACCAATGATAGCATCATGATCCGAGTCCCTGACCACACGGTCACAGGACACCTGTGTGACATCACCGGACCACTTGCCATCACCTCAGCCAATCCCAGTGGAGAACCCGACAGCACGCACCACGACATGGTCATCAG TCGGCTGGGCCATAAGATCCAGGGGGTTCTGTGTGACGGGGATTCTAACGAGATCGTAGCCTCAACGGTGGTGAACTGCCTCAAGATAGATGAAG gcACGATTAGTATCGTGAGGGAAGGCTGCGTCCCGGCGGTGAAGGTCCGACAGATCTTTGAGAGGGTGAAGACCAGTATGTTGTGA